In Pseudomonas sp. P5_109, the genomic window CCATGGTCGCCGCCGCCCCGCCAGGTGAAGAGGTGGCGTCGTGGCTGATCTGCACCCACGGCTTTCAGCGTCGTTACGGCCTGGGCATCTCTCGGCCATTTCCGGTGCCGCTGTCATCCTTCATCCGCAGCGGCTATCTGAAAACCGGCAATACGCTTGAGGAATTGGCGGCAGCCTGTGGCATCGACCCGATTGGCTTGCGCAGCACCGTGTCAGATTACAACCGCCACGCGCGCAACGGCGAGGACCCGCAGTTCGGTCGTGGTTCCACGCCCTACAATCGCAAACAGGGTGACGCACTACAGCAACCCAACCCCTGCGTCGCGCCGATCGAACAAGGCCCCTTCTATGCCGTGAAAGTCCAGCCGGGCTGCTTCGGCACCTTTGCCGGGCTTCAGGTCAACGAACATGCCCAGGTCCTGGATGACTCGGCGCAGCCTATTACTGGGTTGTATGCGGCGGGCAGCGACATGGCCAGCATCATGGGCGGTCATTATCCCGCTGGCGGCATCAACCTTGGCCCGGCGCTGACCTTCGGCTACATCGCCGCGCGCCATATCGCAGGCGTCACAGCTTATGAAAAGGAGATCGACCATGCAGCACATCGTTAATGCACAGGGTTTGAATATGCCGAAACTCGGTCTCGGCACCTGGCCAATGCTCGGCGAGGAATGCACCCGTGCCGTGGAGCAGGCGCTGGCCCTGGGTTACCGGCACATCGACACGGCAGCGGCCTACAACAACGAAGACGCTGTCGGTCAGGCGCTGGCGAACAGTCCGACACCCCGCGAGCAGATCCATGTCACGACCAAAGTCTGGTGGGACCAACTGCAACCTGACGCCATGCGCCATTCCATGGACCGCAGCCTCAAGGCCTTGCGCAGCGAATACGTCGACCTGTTCATGCTCCATTGGCCAACCACCGATTGGGATTTGCCGCGCACCATCGACACCCTGGTGTCGTTCAAGGAACAAGGCCTGGCGCGTAACATCGGGGTGGCGAATTTTCCCTTGCCGCTGTTGCGCAAAGTTGTCGAAGAGCTGGGCGCACCGCTGTCAGCCATTCAGGTCGAATACCACGTACTGCTCGGACAAAACGCCCTGCTGAACTACGCCCGTCAGCACGACCTGGCATTGACCGCCTTCACACCGCTGGCGCGCAACAAGGTTTCGGGCATCCCGGCAATTCAGCAGATCGCCGCCAAACATGCTGTGCTGCCAACCCAGGTCGCGCTCAAATGGCTGCTGGATCAACCGAACGTGGCCGCGATTCCCAAGGCCAGCAGCGAGGCCAACCAGCGGGCCAACCTGGCAGCGCTCGAGGTCAGTCTGGATGACCAGGATCGTGCATTGATCGCAAGCCTCAGCAAACGCGAGCGACAGGTCAGCCCGGACTTTGCGCCGATGTGGGATGCGTTCGACCAATAACCGTGAAAAGGCCGCTTACGCTGTACGAAAGGCGTCGGCCTTACCAACCCTTACACATTTCCCCCACACGCTTTTACCAGTGCGGTTATTCATAGATCGGCGATACACGCCCCACCCATCTATGAGAGGCCGCAATCATGTTATGGAACAAAGCAAGACGCAGCGACAACGTGAACGACACGCGCGAGGGCAAGGATGCCCGCACACTGACAGGGAAAATTTTAGGCACCGGACTGGCTGCGGTTACGTTGGCGAGTGCCGGACTTTACTCCGCATTGAGCACGCCACCGGATGCTCCTTCACCCTCCCTGAACCCACCCGCCACCTCCGTCTCGATTCAACCGGATACGGATCCGCAAATGATGTTTGTCCAGTCGGTACTGGGCGACACCGAGGACACCTGGAAACAGCTGTTTGCACAATCGGGACGACTCTACCCGCCCCCCACGCTGACGCTGTTCAACAATGGCGTGAATTCGGCATGTGGTTTTGCCGGTTCCTCCAACGGGCCCTTCTATTGCCCGAGCAATCAACAGGTGTATCTGGACCTGACCTTCTTCACACAACTGGAGCAGCAGTTTTCCGTGGTCGGTGACTTCGCGCGGGCCTACATCATCGCTCACGAAATCGGCCATCACGTGCAGCTTGAGCTGGGACTGTCCGAACCTTTCGAGACAGCCTTGCTCGAGCAGCAACCCGTCACCGGTGATGGTGGCCTGGAGGTGCGCGCGGAATTGCAGGCCGACTGCCTGGCCGGAGTCTGGGCGCACCATGCGCAACAGCGCCTCAATTGGCTGGAGCCTGGTGATATCGAAGCCGCCCTGAATGCCGCTGCGGTGTTCGGTGACGACTACCTGCAACGCTTGCGAAACGCCAGCGTGCGGCCAGAGACATTCAGTCACGGCACCTCCCGGCAGCGCGTGAACTGGTTCGAAACCGGTTTTGCCACGGGCCGCACAGAAGATTGCGACACCTTCGCCGCCGCCAACCTGTAGCCCGCCGGTCAAACAGGCCCGGTATATCGCCGCATGGATAGAACCGCTGCCGCTTAAGGCTGTCTGACGACCGGACTGGCGCCACTCCCACTTGGCAGCAACACTCATCGCACGGACAACCTGAGGATTCCCACATGCTATGGAAAAAAGGCCGACGCAGCGACAACGTGGTCGATGCCCGTGGTGATGATGTTGGCGGCGGCGGTGGTGGCATGCGCTTCGGCGGTGGCAAGGGCCTGAGCCTGACGGCGATCCTTTTGATCGTCGGCATCGGCTGGATCACTGGCCAGGATCCGCTGCAAATCCTCGGACAACTGACCGGGCAAATGGGCCAGCAATCGGCGCCCGCTACCAACCAGAGTCGCCAGGCACCACCGGCCAATGATGAGGGCGCGGAGTTCGTGCGTTCGATCCTCGGCGACACCGAGGACACCTGGGGTGCAATTTTCCAGCAGGCCGGTCGCCAATACAAAGAACCGACCCTGGTGCTGTTCAGCAACCGCGTGAATTCGGCTTGCGGCCTGGCCACCTCGGCGACCGGCCCGTTCTATTGCCCGGCGGACCAGAAGGTCTACCTGGACATG contains:
- a CDS encoding aldo/keto reductase, whose protein sequence is MQHIVNAQGLNMPKLGLGTWPMLGEECTRAVEQALALGYRHIDTAAAYNNEDAVGQALANSPTPREQIHVTTKVWWDQLQPDAMRHSMDRSLKALRSEYVDLFMLHWPTTDWDLPRTIDTLVSFKEQGLARNIGVANFPLPLLRKVVEELGAPLSAIQVEYHVLLGQNALLNYARQHDLALTAFTPLARNKVSGIPAIQQIAAKHAVLPTQVALKWLLDQPNVAAIPKASSEANQRANLAALEVSLDDQDRALIASLSKRERQVSPDFAPMWDAFDQ
- a CDS encoding neutral zinc metallopeptidase, with protein sequence MLWNKARRSDNVNDTREGKDARTLTGKILGTGLAAVTLASAGLYSALSTPPDAPSPSLNPPATSVSIQPDTDPQMMFVQSVLGDTEDTWKQLFAQSGRLYPPPTLTLFNNGVNSACGFAGSSNGPFYCPSNQQVYLDLTFFTQLEQQFSVVGDFARAYIIAHEIGHHVQLELGLSEPFETALLEQQPVTGDGGLEVRAELQADCLAGVWAHHAQQRLNWLEPGDIEAALNAAAVFGDDYLQRLRNASVRPETFSHGTSRQRVNWFETGFATGRTEDCDTFAAANL
- a CDS encoding neutral zinc metallopeptidase, with the protein product MLWKKGRRSDNVVDARGDDVGGGGGGMRFGGGKGLSLTAILLIVGIGWITGQDPLQILGQLTGQMGQQSAPATNQSRQAPPANDEGAEFVRSILGDTEDTWGAIFQQAGRQYKEPTLVLFSNRVNSACGLATSATGPFYCPADQKVYLDMAFFQEMSQRFSAAGDFAQAYVIAHEVGHHVQTLLGVSAKIQAARQQGRQMEGDGGLLVRQELQADCLAGVWANNAQKRLNWLEPGDIEEALNAANAIGDDRLQQQGQGRVVPDSFTHGTSAQRVRWFKTGFAQGQVSQCDTFATKNL